Part of the Kushneria marisflavi genome, TTTTACGGCACCGTCTCATTATTTGAAAAAGAAACTTCAGGATATTTTTGGCATTTCGAGCAACAAGATTATTGTGCTCCCTAATTGTGTCAATATCTCCCTGGCCGACTTCGAAGAAAAGAAAATCAAAGTTGATAGCGAAATTTCTATTGTTAATATAGGTCGATTTGTAGGGTTTAAAGGTCAAACATATTTGATCGATGCCCTGTCGATGCTGCATGACAATGGATACAAACAGGTCAGCCTCAAGCTGATCGGATTTGGACCCTTGGAAAATATGCTAAGGCACCAGGCGGCCAATCTTGGACTGGAAAGTGCAGTTGATTTTAAAATAGATCTGCCACGTGAAAAAATATTTGAAGAGCTTTCTTCCAGCGATATATATATTCAGTCTTCTGTTCAGGATGAAGAAACTGGTCAGGAGGAAAGCTTTGGGATCGCTGTGCTTGAAGCTATATCCGTTGGATTACCTATAGTTGTGACTGATAGTGGGGGCCTGCCAGATACTATATGTGAAGCGCCCTATGAACCGATGACACAGATTATCAAAGCAAAAAACAGCCGGGCCATTTATCAGGCTGTTATAAATATAATTGAAAGCTCACATCCACCGCTCAAAAAAGAACAGGTAGACGATTTACTTTCTAATTTCAGTACCGATACCAATCGTAAAAAAATACTTGAGCTATATCGCGGTGTGTGAGGAAGTCAAATGAGTAATACGGATGCAATGAACCGGGATTTAAAGTCCGGTTTTGTTTTTGGCTTCATCGAAAAATACTCGAATCTTATTGTACAGTTTGCTGTTACCATGGTGCTGGCGAGGTTTTTGACACCAAGCGAGTTTGGTGTTGTTGCCACTGTTATGGTTATTATTTTTTTCTTTAATCTTTTAGGGGAAATGGGGCTTGGTCCAGCTATTATCTATCATAAAGAGCTGACCGCTGAAGAAATACGAGGGCTTTTCCTGATTTGCTTCGCTTTGGGAATCGCACTATATTTCATTTTTTCAACCGGCGCTTTTATCGCTGTCGATTTTTTCGATAACGATATTTATTTCAGTGTCATGCCGCTGATTGGTGCCATGATTCTGTTCTCTGTTGTTTCAATTGTGCCTGAAACATTATTGCGCCGGGAGAAAAGGTTTAGCGCCGTAGCGATTATTACACTTATTAGCGCTCTTGTGTCAGGTGCTATCGCATGCATTATGGCTTATCGAGGATATGGCGTATATGCATTGGTATGGAAGTCCATTATCCATACCGGTATGCGATTCTTTCTGGTATGCATATATGCCGGTTGGAAAAATTTGATAGGTAAAATAGCACTGACTGGATTCAAAACAGTGCTGGGGTTTTCTACTTACCAGTTCATGTTCAATTTCCTGAATTACTTTTCCAGAAATTCTGATAAAATTCTGATTTCCAAATTCATTGGTGAAGCGGCAGTAGGCCTTTACGATATGGCTTATCGTTTGATGATGCTTCCTATCCAGAATATTGCAGGCATTGCGACCGCAGCACTCCAGCCGGTATACAGTACTTTTGGCCAGAAGGAAGTTGCAAAAAGTTATAATGGCCTTGTAAACAAAATATTCTTTCTCGGGCTTTTTGTCGGCATTTATATTTTTCTGTTTTCAGATAAAATTATATATGTTCTTTATGGTCCGGGATGGGAGAAGTCGGCGGTCATTCTTCAATGTTTGACGCCCTTTTTGATTTTTCAAATTGTATTGGCGACCACCGGAGGGATATGGCAAACCCTGGGGCAAACGAGATCACTATTCTACTGTGGGGTTTTCTCTTCGATTACGAGCGTCTCTGCTATCGCAATGGGCGTCTATCTACAGAGTCTTTATTTGGTAGCATTGTTGCTCTCAATCGCCAGTGTTCTTAATTTTGTGCAGTGCTTCTGGTTATTGCATGTGAAAAATGAGAATTTCAGGATGGGCTTGCTATTAAAAGGCATGCCCGCCACAGCATTACTTTCCCTTGTTGTTCTAGGCATCATGCTTGGTGCTGTATATATAATGCCTTCACCATTTAGCTTTATGGATAGTAAAACGCTTTCCAGTCTCTGTGAGCTAACAATCTTTGGGTTTCTTCAATTGTTTATTACCTTGGCTGCAGGTTGGGTGCTTAAGAACGAGTCGATTATGTTCTTTGTTCGAATATTGAAAAAGCCCTTAAGAAAAATCAAGTTACGCTCAGAATAATCGAGTCATAGATAATGAAAATTTCAGTAGTCATTCCTACTTACCGTAGCAGTAGCTTTATAAAAGACACACTTGAAAGTGTTCATCGATCTGCAGGTGGGCACGATTATGAAGTCATTCTGGTAGATGACTGCTCAGATGATGTTCAGGTTTTGGAATCTATTGTTATAGATTCACCGAATACTATTCTGATAAAGAAAGATCAAAAGTCGAATGCTGCCGTGTCAAGGAATATAGGTATAGAGCGAGCTTCAGGCAGTCATGTTTTTCTGTTGGATTCTGATGATCATTTTAAATCGGACTATGTGAGTGAACGTCTGGATTTTATGAACCAGCATCAGCATGATTTCTGTTTCGGCGCTTATACAGATGTTTCAATTGACGGAGAGAGGGATTTCATTGAACAGCCTGACGTACGTGATCCGCGTCACTACCTTTTCATTGAAGATAAGGATATAAGAACGTCGACCATCAGTTTCTTGGCAGAGCGCAAGGATACCTTTCGTTTTAACGAAAGTCTGAACAAGCATCAGGACTGGGGTTTTTTAATCGATACTGCCGAACACAGCAGATCCTGGGGGTATGATCCCGTTCCGGGTGTGCGCCTGAACTGTGATCGTGATGGCCGTATGAGCGGTTCCATGAACATGGAAGCCAGCAGGGTATTCATGAGCAAATATCTTGAGGATCCCCGGCATATCAGTGGTTTTGCCAAGCGTCATTTTGTATTGGCAGCCCTTCTGAAGGACCATGGTGCCTATCGATTTTTCTCGGATCGCATTATGCCTGAACTTTTGAAGCCAAAGTTCAAAACGATCAAGTTGGCGGGAGATATGCTTGATAAGCTTGGTTTATTCTTTTTGTTGCCATGTTTGCTTGGCACCTATAAAGCCGTAGCCAGATTAAAAAAATCCTGATGGGTTAGTATATGACTGCTGAGCTGACATGGTATCTAGTCTTGTGTGTGCTTTCGTTTATTTATTGCTTTTTAAATAAAAGAACGCCACTTGTGCTGATTGTTTATGGTATTGCAATTTTCTATCTCTGGATTGTTCGTAATTCAGGGTTTGACTACGATATGGCTGGTTATGCTAAATATCTTTCCAGTACATTGGACTTTGCGACGGCGTCAACATACTATACGCGAGAATTTGTGTATTGGTTTGGTTCCGGATATTTGTATGAATGGATTCGGGACGATGTCACAACACTTTGGGTGATCGATATTATATGGTTAACCCTTCTTTTCTATGCAGTGGGCAACCGCAAGCAGAGTCTGGGTATACCACTGTATGTGGCTCCATTTATGCTGGTATTTTTTCCAGTGCTGATGGGGTATGAAAACGTATACCGCCAGCTTATTGCCTGTATGTTTATATTGTATGCGTTTTTTGGAGCCAGAAATCTTTTTGTAGCGGGCTTCTTTGGGTTGCTGGCGCTGTTTACCCATAATGCATCAATTGTATATATGCCTTTGCTCTATCTTTTTGCGGTCACAAAGGGAATGACGGTTCCAAAACTCAGCATGTTTCACAAAGGCGTCTTTTCCTTTTTGTATCTGTTGATGCTGGGCGGGGTTTACTATTCCTCTCTGGCAGATAGCGAGTTTGCCAAATCATCAAGTACTACTGGTTTGCCATTGACTTACGCGTATTTGATGGTATTTATTGCCATGTCCTTTATCGCTTTTTTGATTTCCAATTTCAATTTTAAGCGGTTTTTGAAAAACAATATCTCTCTGTCGTACGCCATTTTTACCTTTTTGGCGTTTATACCCGCTTTGGGTGGAGCTCAGGCAGAAAGAATTGGCATGATGCTATTGGTGGTTATTGTCCCGATCTTTGCCATGAATCTGGATCGGGCCATGAAAACCCAAAGTGAACGACTCCTCATGCGGATTTTGTTCGTCCTTGTAGGCATCGCGCCAACATTTCTGTTCAGCTCGGCCTTCAACTTTCTTACTACAGCCTCGCGTCAGTTTGGTTAGGGCATGGAGACGATATTGAAAATTGCCCAGATTATTACTGAGTTCAAGCCAAATGGGCCTGGTTACGTTGTTAAAAACATTGTTGATAACCTGCCGTCTGGTATGGAATCGACTATTTTTTATCTGCGTGGACCATCGACGCTTGAAGCAAATTGTGGCATTAAACCAATAAGCTTTCGTAATATTAATGTGCTGAAAGGCTTCGACATTGTTCATTCTCACGGTATACGCCCGGATGTGCTGTCAGCTTATGCAGGAATGTTTAGCAAGAAATCCTTGCATGTTTCCACTTTGCACAATTATGCAAGAGATGAGCTTCTCAACATCTATGGACCGAAAGTGGCAATGTTGGCTACACCCGTATGGATGGCCACGTGGCGTCGAATGAGTTCGCTGGCAGTATTAACGCAAGATGCCAAGGATTTCTATTCGAGTAGCTTGCCATTGGAAAAGCTGCATGTGGTTCACAATGGAATTGGCCAACTACCTCATGTAAGTTCGCTTAGTTCGGAAGACGATACCAGGCTTAAAAAGCTGGGTAGTCAATATCACATTCTAGGGACCAACGCCCATCTTATTCAACGCAAGGGGATAGATCAGGTCATTAGAGCTTTGGTCGATATGCCTGATTGTGCTCTTGTTATTGTAGGAGATGGGCCTTATCGGCAAACATTGATTGAGCTTGCCGAGGAAATGAAGGTTTCAGAACGCTGCTGGTTTGCCGGACACCGCAACAATATTGCTGCTTTTCTGCCGCATTATGATGCCTACATTATGCCCAGTCGGAGCGAAGGCTTCGGGCTTGCCTTATTGGAAGCAATGGAGGCCAAACTGCCCTGCATCTGTAGTGATATCAATGTTTTTAGAGAGATTATGGGAGATCAAGCTGCCTTCTTCACCCTTGAAGATCCTGATTCTCTTGGCAGCGCGGCCCGTTTTGCGCTCAACCATCGTGAAGAGTTGGCCGATGGTGGGTACAAGAGATACTTGCAGAAGTTTACCGGTGAAGCCATGGGCAAGGCATATGCCGAGTTCTATAGCAACGTCATGTCCGGGCGCAAGTAATTTATTTGCGAATGCCAATATCCGTTTGAAGACAGTATGCCGACATTGATCGCTGTTACGCCTGGCAGTCTATATCAGGTGTATGGCAGACGATGTGGCTGCCAAATCAATAAGCAGGAAAACGATCAAATGAAATTTTCGGTGTTGATGTCTGTATATGACAAGGAGTCGCCGCGCTTTTTACGTGAGTGCCTTGAAAGCATCAGGACACAGAGTGTGCAACCTGATGAGGTTGTCATTGTTGAAGACGGTCCCATCAACGATCAGCTGCATGACGCGCTTGATGACTATCGCCCCACACTGAATATTGTTTCTGTCAAACTCCCTCAAAATAAAGGTTTGGGAGAGGCTCTGAATACAGGGCTTGAACACTGCCGTAACGATCTTGTGGCGAGAATGGATACCGACGATCACTGCTGTCCGGGTCGCTTCGAATTGCAGGTCAACTATATGACGGCCCATCCTGAAGTTGACATGCTGGGTGGTGCAATTGCCGAATTCAACGAAGATCCGCAAAAACCTCATGCCATACGTGAGCTACCTACCGGCAAGGAACAGGTGGCACGCTTTGCTCGTTCGCGCTGTCCGGTCAATCACATGACGGTCATGTTTCGCCGTGCCGCTATTCTCAAGGCCGGTGGTTATCAGCACTTTCTTGGAATTGAAGACTATTATCTTTGGGCGCGCCTGCTTTGCCAGGGAAGCCATATCGATAATGTCAGCGATATTCTGGTCAACGCTCGTG contains:
- a CDS encoding glycosyltransferase family 2 protein, with product MKISVVIPTYRSSSFIKDTLESVHRSAGGHDYEVILVDDCSDDVQVLESIVIDSPNTILIKKDQKSNAAVSRNIGIERASGSHVFLLDSDDHFKSDYVSERLDFMNQHQHDFCFGAYTDVSIDGERDFIEQPDVRDPRHYLFIEDKDIRTSTISFLAERKDTFRFNESLNKHQDWGFLIDTAEHSRSWGYDPVPGVRLNCDRDGRMSGSMNMEASRVFMSKYLEDPRHISGFAKRHFVLAALLKDHGAYRFFSDRIMPELLKPKFKTIKLAGDMLDKLGLFFLLPCLLGTYKAVARLKKS
- a CDS encoding lipopolysaccharide biosynthesis protein — translated: MSNTDAMNRDLKSGFVFGFIEKYSNLIVQFAVTMVLARFLTPSEFGVVATVMVIIFFFNLLGEMGLGPAIIYHKELTAEEIRGLFLICFALGIALYFIFSTGAFIAVDFFDNDIYFSVMPLIGAMILFSVVSIVPETLLRREKRFSAVAIITLISALVSGAIACIMAYRGYGVYALVWKSIIHTGMRFFLVCIYAGWKNLIGKIALTGFKTVLGFSTYQFMFNFLNYFSRNSDKILISKFIGEAAVGLYDMAYRLMMLPIQNIAGIATAALQPVYSTFGQKEVAKSYNGLVNKIFFLGLFVGIYIFLFSDKIIYVLYGPGWEKSAVILQCLTPFLIFQIVLATTGGIWQTLGQTRSLFYCGVFSSITSVSAIAMGVYLQSLYLVALLLSIASVLNFVQCFWLLHVKNENFRMGLLLKGMPATALLSLVVLGIMLGAVYIMPSPFSFMDSKTLSSLCELTIFGFLQLFITLAAGWVLKNESIMFFVRILKKPLRKIKLRSE
- a CDS encoding glycosyltransferase; protein product: MKFSVLMSVYDKESPRFLRECLESIRTQSVQPDEVVIVEDGPINDQLHDALDDYRPTLNIVSVKLPQNKGLGEALNTGLEHCRNDLVARMDTDDHCCPGRFELQVNYMTAHPEVDMLGGAIAEFNEDPQKPHAIRELPTGKEQVARFARSRCPVNHMTVMFRRAAILKAGGYQHFLGIEDYYLWARLLCQGSHIDNVSDILVNARVGNGMLARRRGWHYFKQDVKLQKKFLDMGFVGPGTMCMNVLKRAPLRLMPEKLLAAVYQGVLRKKPVA
- a CDS encoding glycosyltransferase family 4 protein, with the protein product MKIAQIITEFKPNGPGYVVKNIVDNLPSGMESTIFYLRGPSTLEANCGIKPISFRNINVLKGFDIVHSHGIRPDVLSAYAGMFSKKSLHVSTLHNYARDELLNIYGPKVAMLATPVWMATWRRMSSLAVLTQDAKDFYSSSLPLEKLHVVHNGIGQLPHVSSLSSEDDTRLKKLGSQYHILGTNAHLIQRKGIDQVIRALVDMPDCALVIVGDGPYRQTLIELAEEMKVSERCWFAGHRNNIAAFLPHYDAYIMPSRSEGFGLALLEAMEAKLPCICSDINVFREIMGDQAAFFTLEDPDSLGSAARFALNHREELADGGYKRYLQKFTGEAMGKAYAEFYSNVMSGRK
- a CDS encoding glycosyltransferase family 4 protein; this encodes MKVLHLVSDFSNSSETFIYDLIVDMEELGVDNHVVTNRHINKIERPFSKVISFDIDSRNIFEKISKRGRRKIFNDYHVFEQRKLQKVVDDLQPDVLHSHFNYFFENIHDLIEKGFHGRVIISTHGIDVVNNKLYGQPQYVEKVYKCQQHDNIFFTAPSHYLKKKLQDIFGISSNKIIVLPNCVNISLADFEEKKIKVDSEISIVNIGRFVGFKGQTYLIDALSMLHDNGYKQVSLKLIGFGPLENMLRHQAANLGLESAVDFKIDLPREKIFEELSSSDIYIQSSVQDEETGQEESFGIAVLEAISVGLPIVVTDSGGLPDTICEAPYEPMTQIIKAKNSRAIYQAVINIIESSHPPLKKEQVDDLLSNFSTDTNRKKILELYRGV
- a CDS encoding EpsG family protein, with translation MTAELTWYLVLCVLSFIYCFLNKRTPLVLIVYGIAIFYLWIVRNSGFDYDMAGYAKYLSSTLDFATASTYYTREFVYWFGSGYLYEWIRDDVTTLWVIDIIWLTLLFYAVGNRKQSLGIPLYVAPFMLVFFPVLMGYENVYRQLIACMFILYAFFGARNLFVAGFFGLLALFTHNASIVYMPLLYLFAVTKGMTVPKLSMFHKGVFSFLYLLMLGGVYYSSLADSEFAKSSSTTGLPLTYAYLMVFIAMSFIAFLISNFNFKRFLKNNISLSYAIFTFLAFIPALGGAQAERIGMMLLVVIVPIFAMNLDRAMKTQSERLLMRILFVLVGIAPTFLFSSAFNFLTTASRQFG